The Brassica napus cultivar Da-Ae chromosome C7, Da-Ae, whole genome shotgun sequence genome has a segment encoding these proteins:
- the LOC106445080 gene encoding protein WUSCHEL isoform X1, with the protein MEPPQHHHQADQENGNNNKSGSGSYTCRQTSTRWTPTTEQIRILKDIYYNNGVRSPTADQIQKISVRLRQYGKIEGKNVFYWFQNHKARERQKKRFNGTVMTTPTSSSPNLVMMASDHYYNHHPLLHHPQHGVTMHRPASVNVKLDQENHLLHQNRSYPSFNNGTGTECGALNASSNGYMNSHLYGSIVRLKLQVIYFRQYKFCMHINSIYIYETGFWVKEQDCSMSYNNVGVEWTNMDHNHIYSAPAYNFFDRPKPMYELEVHEEEGDYGGNAYLEHRRTLPLFPMHGEDHINGGGGVIWKHGQSDGRDRYGRGPCASLKLCLNSYAAGVTQD; encoded by the exons ATGGAGCCACCGCAACATCATCATCAAGCCGACCAAGAAAATGGCAACAACAACAAGTCCGGCTCTGGTAGTTATACGTGTCGTCAAACGAGCACAAGATGGACACCAACAACGGAGCAAATCAGAATCCTCAAAGATATTTACTACAACAACGGAGTCCGATCACCAACGGCCGACCAGATTCAGAAGATCTCTGTAAGGCTAAGACAGTATGGGAAAATCGAGGGTAAAAACGTCTTTTACTGGTTCCAGAACCATAAGGCTCGTGAGCGACAGAAGAAGAGATTCAACGGCACAGTCATGACCACGCCGACGTCTTCATCTCCCAACTTGGTTATGATGGCTAGTGATCATTATTATAACCATCATCCTCTTCTTCACCATCCTCAGCATGGTGTTACCATGCACAGACCTGCTTCAGTAAACGTTAAGCTTGACCAAGAAAATCATCTGCTTCATCAAAACAGATCATATCCTAGCTTCAATAACG GTACAGGCACTGAATGTGGTGCTCTTAATGCGTCTTCTAATGGCTACATGAATAGCCATCTCTATGGATCTATTGTACGTTTGAAACTACAAGTCATTTATTTTAGACAATATAAATTCTGCATGCATATAAATTCCATTTACATTTATGAAACGGGATTTTGGGTGAAGGAACAAGATTGTTCAATGAGCTACAACAACGTAGGTGTAGAGTGGACAAACATGGATCATAATCATATTTACTCTGCTCCAGCTTACAACTTCTTCGATAGACCAAAGCCTATGTATGAACTAGaagttcatgaagaagaaggagactaTGGTGGCAATGCTTATCTGGAACATAGACGTACACTTCCTCTTTTTCCTATGCACGGTGAGGATCATATCAACGGCGGTGGTGGTGTCATCTGGAAGCACGGACAATCGGACGGTCGTGATCGTTATGGTAGAGGCCCTTGTGCTTCTCTAAAGCTATGCCTGAACTCCTACGCAGCCGGCGTCACACAGGATTAA
- the LOC106445080 gene encoding protein WUSCHEL isoform X2 has translation MEPPQHHHQADQENGNNNKSGSGSYTCRQTSTRWTPTTEQIRILKDIYYNNGVRSPTADQIQKISVRLRQYGKIEGKNVFYWFQNHKARERQKKRFNGTVMTTPTSSSPNLVMMASDHYYNHHPLLHHPQHGVTMHRPASVNVKLDQENHLLHQNRSYPSFNNGTGTECGALNASSNGYMNSHLYGSIEQDCSMSYNNVGVEWTNMDHNHIYSAPAYNFFDRPKPMYELEVHEEEGDYGGNAYLEHRRTLPLFPMHGEDHINGGGGVIWKHGQSDGRDRYGRGPCASLKLCLNSYAAGVTQD, from the exons ATGGAGCCACCGCAACATCATCATCAAGCCGACCAAGAAAATGGCAACAACAACAAGTCCGGCTCTGGTAGTTATACGTGTCGTCAAACGAGCACAAGATGGACACCAACAACGGAGCAAATCAGAATCCTCAAAGATATTTACTACAACAACGGAGTCCGATCACCAACGGCCGACCAGATTCAGAAGATCTCTGTAAGGCTAAGACAGTATGGGAAAATCGAGGGTAAAAACGTCTTTTACTGGTTCCAGAACCATAAGGCTCGTGAGCGACAGAAGAAGAGATTCAACGGCACAGTCATGACCACGCCGACGTCTTCATCTCCCAACTTGGTTATGATGGCTAGTGATCATTATTATAACCATCATCCTCTTCTTCACCATCCTCAGCATGGTGTTACCATGCACAGACCTGCTTCAGTAAACGTTAAGCTTGACCAAGAAAATCATCTGCTTCATCAAAACAGATCATATCCTAGCTTCAATAACG GTACAGGCACTGAATGTGGTGCTCTTAATGCGTCTTCTAATGGCTACATGAATAGCCATCTCTATGGATCTATT GAACAAGATTGTTCAATGAGCTACAACAACGTAGGTGTAGAGTGGACAAACATGGATCATAATCATATTTACTCTGCTCCAGCTTACAACTTCTTCGATAGACCAAAGCCTATGTATGAACTAGaagttcatgaagaagaaggagactaTGGTGGCAATGCTTATCTGGAACATAGACGTACACTTCCTCTTTTTCCTATGCACGGTGAGGATCATATCAACGGCGGTGGTGGTGTCATCTGGAAGCACGGACAATCGGACGGTCGTGATCGTTATGGTAGAGGCCCTTGTGCTTCTCTAAAGCTATGCCTGAACTCCTACGCAGCCGGCGTCACACAGGATTAA